One region of Brassica napus cultivar Da-Ae chromosome A10, Da-Ae, whole genome shotgun sequence genomic DNA includes:
- the LOC106418978 gene encoding putative HVA22-like protein g has product MLGDFITRIIILLVGYAYPAYGCYKSVEKKKPEIQELRYWCKYWILVGILTVLERIGDIIVSWFPLYGEIKIALLVCLWYPKSQGTSYVYEKLLCPYMSRHELNIDQGILVLKIRGHTVIVQLLQYIYQWTLQIFRHLQQQFDKKNERSKSKERHKAGASFMFLR; this is encoded by the exons ATGCTGGGAGATTTCATTACAAGAATCATAAT ATTGCTTGTGGGTTACGCGTACCCTGCATATGGATGCTACAAAAGCGTGGAAAAGAAAAAACCTGAGATTCAAGAACTTAGATACTGGTGCAAGTATTG GATCTTGGTGGGTATTCTTACAGTTCTCGAAAGGATAGGAGACATCATTGTATCATG GTTTCCGCTGTACGGGGAGATCAAAATCGCTCTTCTTGTCTGTTTATGGTACCCTAAATCACAG GGGACTAGCTACGTCTACGAGAAGCTTCTATGTCCTTACATGTCAAGGCATGAATTAAACATTGATCAAGGGATCTTAGTTTTAAAGATTCGAGGACATACTGTAATTGTTCAACTACTGCAATACATCTATCAATGGACTCTTCAAATCTTTAGACACCTGCAGCAACAATTCGACAAG AAAAATGAACGATCAAAGTCCAAAGAGAGACACAAAGCAGGAGCTTCGTTCATGTTTCTCCGTTAG
- the LOC106418979 gene encoding uncharacterized protein LOC106418979, translating to MESPPSTSPATPLRRRISIATPTSVITSDIPFAIESPSSFDFDLISIKPPSSVAYTSLRDIISSPSNSSVKLPSINGSSSPVLSTVGDISIRDPLVKQAAWSYLQATAQTSSEDSAGCQFLRRVWIHFSAGVQFLRRVFEWVLHSICAPQIVK from the coding sequence atggagTCTCCGCCGTCAACTTCTCCGGCGACTCCCCTCCGCCGTAGAATCTCCATCGCAACGCCAACGTCCGTGATCACCTCCGATATCCCTTTCGCAATCGAATCTCCATCGTCGTTCGATTTCGACCTCATCTCCATAAAACCACCTTCCTCCGTAGCCTACACATCTCTCAGAGACATCATCTCGTCTCCGAGCAACTCCTCCGTCAAGCTACCGTCTATCAACGGCAGCAGCTCTCCAGTCTTATCCACCGTCGGAGATATATCGATCCGCGACCCGCTCGTTAAGCAGGCCGCGTGGTCTTATCTACAGGCGACGGCGCAGACTTCGTCGGAGGACTCGGCTGGGTGTCAGTTCCTCCGCCGCGTGTGGATTCATTTCTCCGCCGGAGTGCAGTTCTTGAGACGTGTGTTCGAGTGGGTTCTGCATTCGATCTGTGCTCCTCAGATTGTTAAGTAG